The genomic region AAAAAAAATGATTCACCAATTGATTTTTTTCAATTTTACAAATCAGTATCATCGGTTTATTCTTCAAAAATTGAAGGAGAAGATATTGATTTTGACAGCTATTTTAAACATAAATTTCTGAAAGTTAAATTTAAACCTAACTATACAAGAAAAGCAGATGATTTATATTTGGCTTATGATTTTATTGACAATAATAGATTAACTTTTGAAAATGTTAGAAAAGTTCATTCGATTTTAAGTAAAAATTTATTACCTAAAAGTCAACAAGGATTGTTTAGAAATAACCTAATGTTTGTTCTTAATAGCGATGATAATATTGAATATGTAGCTGCCCCACCGGGTATAGTAAAAGGTGAAATACAGAAATTATTCAATGATATAGAATTGTTATTAGATTCAAGAATCGATGTTTTTGAGATTTTCTATTATGCAGCTTTTATACATCTGACATTTGTTAAAATCCATCCGTTTCTAGATGGAAACGGGAGAAGTGCAAGATTAATTGAAAAATGGTTTTTGCTTGAAAAGATTGGAAAAAAAGCAAGTGCTATTCAATTGGAAAAAAATTACTATTTGAATTTGAGAAACTACTATTTGAATATAAAAAAACTTGGACTTGAGTATGAAAAATTAGATTATAAAAAAGCTCTAGATTTTTTATTAATGACATCAAAAGCTATAAAAAAACAAGCAAATAACACATACTTAAGTTATGATGGATTGGAATAAAGTTATAAAATATACAAAAAATGGAAACCCTGCTCCTGATAAGCGAGTAGAAAAAACAGAAGAAGAATGGAAAAACGTTCTAACTCCTGAACAATTTAGAATAACAAGAGAAAAAGGAACTGAAATAGCTGGTTCCGGTACTCTTTGTAGTGCACATGATGCTGGGAAATATAGATGTATATGCTGTAATGCACTTTTATTTGATTCTACAATAAAATTTGAATCAGAGTCAGGGTGGCCAAGTTTTACCCAACCGATAAAAACAAATGCAATAAAATATCACAAAGATAGATCTCGTGGGATGATACGAATTGAAATAATGTGCAATAGTTGTGATGGGCATTTAGGACATGTTTTTCCTGACGGACCAACAAGTAGTGGATTAAGATACTGCGTTAATTCAGAATCCATTCATTTAATTAAAGACGGTAAATAATTATGAAAACGGAAATTGCAACATTTGGTGGAGGCTGCTTTTGGTGTATTGAAGCAATCGTTCAAAGACTTAAAGGAGTTGAAAAAGTAGAATCCGGTTATACAGGAGGAAAGGTTCCCGGGACACCTACATATAGAGAAGTGTGTTCAGGAAGAACCGGTCATGCTGAAGTTATTCAGGTTACTTTCAATCCTAACGAACTGAGTTATCATGATTTAATTATCATTTTTATGACAAGTCATGATCCGACTCAACGAAACAGGCAAGGTGTTGATATAGGAACACAATACAGATCTGTAATTTTTTATCATTCTGATGAACAAAAACAAACTGTAGAGAAAGTGTTTGAAGAATTAACAACTTATTTTTCAGAGCCGATTGTTACAGAATTATCAAAGACAAGCAAATTTTATATGGCAGAACAAAGTCATCAAGATTATTACAATAACAACTCCAAGGAAGGATATTGTAGAATGGTCATTGAACCTAAAATTACAAAACTAAGAAAGATGTATGCTGATAAGTTAA from Bacteroidota bacterium harbors:
- a CDS encoding Fic family protein — its product is MNFNILSDILLKKFRDEIKTSPIDLLDKIKKNDSPIDFFQFYKSVSSVYSSKIEGEDIDFDSYFKHKFLKVKFKPNYTRKADDLYLAYDFIDNNRLTFENVRKVHSILSKNLLPKSQQGLFRNNLMFVLNSDDNIEYVAAPPGIVKGEIQKLFNDIELLLDSRIDVFEIFYYAAFIHLTFVKIHPFLDGNGRSARLIEKWFLLEKIGKKASAIQLEKNYYLNLRNYYLNIKKLGLEYEKLDYKKALDFLLMTSKAIKKQANNTYLSYDGLE
- the msrB gene encoding peptide-methionine (R)-S-oxide reductase MsrB, with the translated sequence MMDWNKVIKYTKNGNPAPDKRVEKTEEEWKNVLTPEQFRITREKGTEIAGSGTLCSAHDAGKYRCICCNALLFDSTIKFESESGWPSFTQPIKTNAIKYHKDRSRGMIRIEIMCNSCDGHLGHVFPDGPTSSGLRYCVNSESIHLIKDGK
- the msrA gene encoding peptide-methionine (S)-S-oxide reductase MsrA; its protein translation is MKTEIATFGGGCFWCIEAIVQRLKGVEKVESGYTGGKVPGTPTYREVCSGRTGHAEVIQVTFNPNELSYHDLIIIFMTSHDPTQRNRQGVDIGTQYRSVIFYHSDEQKQTVEKVFEELTTYFSEPIVTELSKTSKFYMAEQSHQDYYNNNSKEGYCRMVIEPKITKLRKMYADKL